The Benincasa hispida cultivar B227 chromosome 9, ASM972705v1, whole genome shotgun sequence genome has a segment encoding these proteins:
- the LOC120086686 gene encoding probable serine incorporator: MWAASCLASCCAACACDACRTVVSSISRRSARIAYCGLFALSLIVSWILREVAAPLLEKIPWINTFHETPSRDWFQTDAVLRVSLGNFLFFTILSIMMVGVKSQRDPRDSIHHGGWMVKVICWFLLVVLMFFIPNEIISFYESISKFGSGLFLLVQVVLLLDFVHRWNDTWVGYDEQFWYIALFVVSLFCYVATFVSSGFLFHWFTPSGHDCGLNTFFIVMTLIFAFVFTVVALHPSVGGSVLPASVISLYCIYLCYSGLASEPRDYECNGLHNHSKAVSTGTLALGLLTTVLSVVYSAVRAGSSTTLLSPPSSPRAGKPLLPLEKSDGHEEKEKAKPVTYSYSFFHIIFSLASMYSAMLLTGWTTSVGGSGKLVDVGWASVWVRIVTGWATAALFIWSLIAPVLFPDRDF; this comes from the exons ATGTGGGCAGCTTCTTGCCTTGCGTCGTGCTGTGCAGCTTGCGCATGTGATGCATGTCGGACGGTTGTTTCGAGTATTAGCCGAAGGTCTGCAAGGATTGCATACTGTGGCCTCTTCGCACTCTCTTTGATTGTTTCTTGGATTCTCAGAGAAGTCGCTGCTCCCCTTCTGGAGAAGATCCCTT ggATTAATACTTTCCATGAAACACCTAGCAGGGATTGGTTTCAAACTGACGCAGTCTTGCGAGTTAGCCTGGGAAATTTTCTATTCTTCACCATTCTATCCATAATGATGGTTGgtgtaaaaagtcaaagggaTCCCCGGGATAGTATTCACCATGGTGGATGGATGGTGAAAGTTATTTGTTGGTTCCTTCTTGTGGTACTAATGTTTTTCATTCCCAATGAGATTATTTCCTTTTATG AGTCTATATCAAAATTTGGCTCAGGATTGTTTCTCCTCGTTCAAGTTGTTCTTTTGCTGGATTTTGTTCACAGATGGAATGACACCTGGGTTGGATATGATGAGCAGTTCTG GTACATTGCCTTATTTGTTGTTTCACTTTTCTGTTATGTGGCAACATTTGTCTCGTCTGGATTTCTCTTCCATTGGTTCACACCATCAGGGCATGATTGTGGGCTGAACACCTTCTTTATTGTGATGACCCTAATTTTTGCATTTGTTTTCACAGTTGTTGCACTACACCCTTCA GTTGGTGGCAGTGTTTTACCTGCATCAGTCATCTCGCTATACTGCATATATCTCTGTTACAGTGGACTTGCCAGTGAACCAAGAGACTATGAATGCAATGGTCTCCACAACCATTCCAAAGCTGTTTCTACAGGCACTCTAGCCTTAGGTCTTCTCACGACTGTTCTATCGGTAGTCTATTCTGCTGTTCGTGCTGGTTCTTCTACAACCTTGCTTTCCCCTCCAAGTTCACCCCGTGCAG GAAAGCCATTGCTTCCATTGGAGAAGTCGGATGGGCACGAGGAAAAAGAGAAGGCAAAGCCAGTTACATATTCATATTCATTTTTCCACATCATCTTCTCTCTTGCTAGTATGTACTCAGCAATGCTCCTGACTGGATGGACCACCTCTGTTGGCGGAAGCGGCAAATTGGTTGATGTCGGTTGGGCATCCGTGTGGGTTCGGATTGTGACTGGTTGGGCTACTGCAGCATTGTTCATCTGGTCTTTGATTGCCCCTGTTCTGTTCCCAGACCGGGACTTCTGA